A section of the Acidobacteriota bacterium genome encodes:
- a CDS encoding DUF4242 domain-containing protein: protein MKKYVIEREIPQVGALERDQLQQAAAKSNQVLAQLGQDIQWQESFVTANKMFCIYLAKDEAIIQRHAEMSGFPATRITEVGKTIDPTTANS from the coding sequence TTGAAGAAATACGTAATTGAACGCGAAATCCCGCAGGTGGGAGCTCTGGAACGAGATCAACTTCAGCAAGCTGCCGCCAAATCCAATCAGGTGCTGGCGCAACTGGGACAAGACATTCAGTGGCAGGAATCGTTTGTCACAGCAAACAAAATGTTTTGTATTTACCTGGCGAAGGATGAGGCCATCATCCAGCGGCATGCGGAAATGAGCGGATTCCCTGCCACCAGGATCACGGAAGTCGGCAAGACGATTGACCCGACGACCGCAAATTCGTAA